CCATCATGGTCATCGAACATGCCGAACGTTTCGGCCTCGCCCAGCTGCACCAGCTGCGCGGCCGCGTCGGGCGCGGCGACGAGGCCTCCACCTGCATCCTGCTCTACAAGGGACCGCTCAGCGAAAACGGCCGCGCCCGGCTCTCCATCCTGCGCGATAGCGAAGACGGCTTCCTGATCGCGGAAGAGGACTTGAAGCTACGCGGTGAAGGCGAGCTGCTCGGCACCCGCCAGTCCGGCACGCCCGGTTTCCGCATCGCCAGCCTCGAGGCGCATGCCGACCTTCTGGAAATCGCCCGCAAGGACGCGGCCTATGTCATAGAGCGCGACCCCGAACTGACAGGTCCGCGCGGCGAAAGCCTGCGCACCCTGCTCTATCTGCACCGCCGCGACGAAGCGATCCGCTTCCTGCACGCCGGCTGAAAGTTTTGACCATCATGAACATGATCGACCCACGCCGCCCACCACCCGCCTTCCGCAAGGGCTACGCGCTCTGCTCGCCGCAAAATATCCTGCAGCCTGAGACCTTTGCAAAAAGCCCAAAAAAGGCGGTCGGCAAGGCCTTCAAGAAACCCGGCCGCAAGAAAGCGTGGAGCCAGGCGCTGGAAGAAGGCTGGAGCGTGCGGCTTGTCTATATGCGGCTTTTCGTTCCCGTATTTCACGCGACGACGACGGGCACGGAGGTGGAGGATCTGGATGACGAGGATTGATCAGCACTCTAGGAGCGTTGTTTAGTCAGAGCGACGAAGGCCATCGCTGCGATGTTTGGATGATCGTCAGAATTTCGATATCACCGCTGACACGATAGGCAATAATGTAGGAAATGTCAGATAGCACGGCTTCCCGCGTTCCCTTGATCCGCCCCACCCGTCCCATAGCAGGCTGATCAAGCAACATATCGACTGCCGAGACAAGGCGGGAAATCACACGGGCCGCAGCGGCTGGATTGTCCGCTTCGATATGCGCACCGATTTCATCGAGCCGTCGCAACGCCCGCAACGTCCATCGAATTTTTCGACCGCTCATGACGACCGCGTAGACCTGACGTATTTTCCGACGATGTTTGCCAGTTCTTCCGGCGTCCCGAACTCGCCGCGATCGGCCTCCGCCAATCCTGCCTCGATCTCGGCAAGCTGCCACTCTTCGCGGGCCACAAAGTCCTCAATCGCCCGCGCCGCCATGTAGGACCGCGAGCGATCGAGCTTTTCTGCCAGCTGATCAAGCTTGTCAGCAACCTCGTCCGGCAGGCGTACTGTAAACGCAGTCATGGGTGCAGCCTCTTTCGGTTCACTATGATTATTGGTGAACCACATTGGTTCGTCAACCGCGCGACATTTCACCCCTGAGTGACAATGGAGCAAGGGATCGGATAGGCGCGAATATCATCAAACCGGCGCAATCGCCTTCGGTGGCGTGAAATCCGGGGCCACCAGACCGCCGGATATCAGCAGTTTCGCCGCATCTTCCGGCGTCATGTCCAGCATCACGATCTTGTCCTTCGGCACGAACAGCAGGAAGCCCGCCGTCGGCACAGGGGTCGGCGGCAGGAAGACGGCGACCATCTCCTGGCCCATCTCGTTGAACCGGTGGGCAAGCTCGCCCTTCGCCTCGGAGGCAACGAAGACCATTGCCCAGGTGCCGGGGGATGGAAACTCGATCAGGCCGACCTTCTTGAAGGAATTCGCATGCTCCTTCAGAACGGATTCGAACAGCTGCTTGATGCTCTTGTAGATCGGCCGCACCAGCGGCATGCGGTTGAGAATGGATTCGCCGACGCCGACGATCCATTTGCCGATGAGGTTATTGCCGAGAAAACCGATGAGGGTGATACCCACGACGGCGATCAGCAGCCCGAAGCCGGGGATCGCCACATCGAAATATTGCTCGGGATCGTAACGGGCGGGGATATAGGGTTTCACCCAGCTATCCGCCCATTGCAGGAAGCTCCACACCAGCCACATGGTGATGGTGACGGGCGCGAGAATGAGAACGCCCGTGAGGAAGCTGTTGCGCAGACGGGCTGCGAAGGATATTTTTACTGGAATTTCAGTCATTTACCGTTCGGAATTAAGCGTTTTCGCCATCGAAACCCGGATGAAAACCGACAATGCCGGATGGAGTTCCGCCATGCAAGCGAAGAACTGTGAAATATTCGTCAGGAATCCCCGCCGCACTCAAGCCTTCGAGGTGGCGAAAACCGAAGCGTCCATAATAATCCGGATCACCCGCGACAACGCAGCCCGAGGCACTCAGCCGGTCCAGTGCAGCAAGCCCTTCTTGCACCAGCCGTGAACCGACGCCCTGCCCCTGCCTCTCCGGTGCCACGGAGAGCGGCGCAAGGCAGAACCAGCCGCTCTCACCGCTGCTCAGCGTGACCGGTGAAAAACCGACATGGCCGATAATGCCTTCGCTGTCTTCCGCCACCAGCGAAACCACCAGAGCACCGGCGGCGCGCAGCCGCGCAACGATCAGATGTTCGGTCCTGTCGCTGTAATCGACGTTACGGAAGGCATCTTCCGTAACGCGGGCAATTGCCCCTTCATCACCCTGCCGTTCCGGCCGGATGATCATTCCACGGTCACCGATTTCGCCAGATTGCGCGGCTGGTCGACATCCGTGCCCATAAAGACCGCGGTGTGGTAGGCGAGCAGCTGGATCGGCAGCGAGAAGACCATCGGTGCGATGAGTTCATCAACAGTCGGCAGGGTGATCGTCGCCATGGTGTCAAGCTTGGAGGCGGCAGCCCCCTTCTCGTCGGTGATGAAGATGATTCTGCCCCCGCGCGCGGCGACTTCCTGCATGTTCGACACGGTCTTTTCGAAGAAGCGGTCATGCGGCGCAATAACGATAACAGGCATGTTCTCGTCGATCAGCGCGATCGGCCCGTGCTTCAACTCGCCGGCGGCATAACCTTCGGCGTGGATATAGGAGATTTCCTTGAGCTTCAGCGCGCCTTCCAGCGCCAGCGGGAAGCTGGTGCCGCGCCCGAGATAAAGCACATCCTTGAAGCGCGACAGATCACGCGACAGCGCCTCGATCTGCGGCTGGATGCTGTTGAGAACCTTGCTCATGATGCGCGGCATCTCGGTCAGGTGGCGAACCAGTTCGGTTTCCTGCTGAGGTGTGATCGTGCCGCGCGCCTTGCCGGCGGCAACGGCCAGCGAAGCGAGCACGGCAAGCTGGCAGGTGAAGGCCTTGGTGGAAGCAACGCCGATTTCGGGACCGGCGAGGATCGGAAAGATCGCATCCGATTCACGGGCCATGGTCGATTCACGCGTATTGACGACGGCGCCGATCTTCAGCCCCTCCTGCTGGCAATAGCGCAGGGCCGCCAGCGTATCGGCGGTTTCGCCCGATTGCGAAATGAACAGCGCCGCCTGCGTGGGAACAAGCGGGATCTCGCGGTAACGGAATTCCGAGGCGACATCGATTTCCACCGGCAGGCGCGCATAACGCTCGAACCAGTATTTACCGATCAGACCCGACAGATAAGCCGTGCCGCAGGCGGAAATGGCAAGGCCGGAAAGCTTGGAAAAGTCGATGGCCTTGTCGGCATCCTTCACCGTCTTGGAGGCGAAATCCACGTAGTGGCTGAGCGCATGGGAAATGACTTCCGGCTGCTCGTAGATTTCCTTTTCCATGAAGTGGCGGTGGTTGCCCTTGTCGACCACATAGGCCGTCGCCTGAGAAATCTGCCGCTCGCGCTTCACAGGCTTGCCGGAAAAATCGATGATCTCAGCACCCTGTCGGGTCACGATGGCGCAATCGCCATCCACCAGATAGGTGATCTCGTTGGTGAAGGGCGACAGCGCGATGGCATCCGAACCGAGGAACATCTCACCACGGCCATAACCGACGGCAAGCGGCGGGCCGGAGCGCGCCGAAAGCAACGTGCCGGGATCATCCTGAAACATGACGACCAGCGCATAGGCGCCGGTAACGCGGTTCAGCATCTTCAGCATCGCTTCGCGATGGCCAAGCCCTTCGCGGGTATATTTCGCCAGAAGCTGCGCCACCACTTCAGTGTCCGTCTGGGTGGTGAAGGTCGCGCCCTCGGCGGTCAGTTCTTCGCGCAGTTCGGAGAAGTTTTCGATGATGCCATTATGAACAACGGCAACGCCTTCGACGAAATGCGGGTGGGCATTGGTCTCGTTCGGTACGCCATGCGTCGCCCAGCGGGTGTGGGCAATACCGACCACACCCGGCAACGGCTTTTCCGAAACCAGCTTTTCCAGGTTGAACAGCTTGCCTTCCGCCCGGCGGCGATCCATCGCGCCATTGTCGATGGTGGCGACACCAGCCGAATCGTAACCACGATATTCGAGACGCTTCAGCGCATCGACAAGCCGTTCAGCAACAGGCTGGGTTCCGACTATTCCGACAATTCCGCACATATATTTCTCCAGACGGCGATCTCTTCGCCGAAACTACTAACCGTTTCTCCGAAATCAGCAATTATCCCGCCGGTCACTTTCGGTATCGCTCGGTAACGTCTTTCAAGAGGCCTTTTTCTTGGCTTCTTTCAGCGCTTTCGCCCGCTCACGCACCACGGTTGCCCGGCCCGGCTTCACTTCCTGGCGCGCACGCCCGAAGGCCAGCGCATCATCGGGAACGTCATCGGTAATCACGCTGCCGGATGCGATGTAAGCGCCTTCTCCAATCGTCACGGGTGCAACCAGCGACGAGTTCGAGCCGACAAAACTGTTCGCGCCGATCCGCGTTTCAGCCTTGTTGTAACCGTCGTAATTGCAGGTGATGGTGCCCGCACCAATATTGCTGCCGGCACCGATGAAGGCATCACCGATATAGGTCAGATGGTTAACCTTGGCGCCCTCGCCGATTTCGGCCTTCTTGACCTCACAGAAATTGCCGACCTTGGAATTGGCATGCAGGTTGGCGCCTGGACGCAACCGCGCATAGGGACCGACGGTCGCACCTTCCGCAACATGAGCACCTTCCAGATGCGAGAACGCATGGATGACGGCACCCGGCTCGATCGTCACGCCGGGACCGAACACGACATTCGGCTCGATCAGGGCATCCTGGCCGATCTTCGTATCGAAGGAGAGGAAAACCGTCTCGGGCGCGATCATCGAAACGCCGTCCACCATCAGCTCATGGCGGCGGCGCTCCTGCCACAGCTTCTCGATAAAAGCCAGTTCGGCACGGTTGTTGCAGCCAACCAGCTCGGTTTCCGGCGCATCGATGGCCACGGCGCGACGGCCGAGCGAACGGGCAATTTCAACGATGTCGGTGAGATAATATTCGCCTTTAACGTTGCTGTTGCCGATCCGGTCGAGCAGATCAAGGGCATTACGCCCGTTGATCGCCATCAGGCCGCTATTGCACCAGGTTACCTTGCGTTCTTCGTCGGTTGCGTCCTTTTCCTCGCGGATCGCCACCAGCTCGCCATTCTCAACCAGCAACCGGCCATAACCTGTCGGACGCTCGGTGTGGAAGCCGATTACGGCCACATCGGCACCGGCGGCAATCGCCTCGCGCGCCCGATCGAGCGTCGCCGACGTGATGAGCGGTACGTCGCCATAAGCGACGATCAGGTCATCGAAACCGCGCTCGATGGCTGCGCGTGCGGCAAGAACCGCATGGCCGGTGCCTTTGCGCTCCGTCTGCACGAAAGCCTCGACCTCAAGACCCCTGAGGCTGGCAGCCGCGGCAACATTGTCAGCATCGCGCCCGACCACCAGCGCCACGGCACCAACGCCCGATCCAGCCACAGCCTCCACCACATGCGCAATCATCGGCCGCCCGGCAACCGTGTGCAGCACCTTGGATTTCGACGACTTCATGCGCGTGCTGTCGCCCGCAGCGAGAATAACGGCTAGAGAGCTGCGCTCCATAAGACCTCCAACACCCCGTTACCGGCCGCAGGGCAGCCGGGACAGTGGCATGTGTTTGACTTAACGCCAGCCGGTTGAACAGACAGGCGCATCGGTAATTACGTTCCGGCATTGCTATAACGGCGGCCCACTTAAGAAACCATGCAAATCCACACCAAAATTTCCGCACCGATTTTCATCAAACGTGATCAGCGGCGGGAAGAAGTGATTTATTCAGCGCGGGTGACGGGCGGTGAATTGCAGGACCTGCTGACGACCATTTTCAATCAGCCTGCCCATTTCGCGGCGCGCCGCGGCCTCATCACGCAGACGAAACGCCTCGACAAGCCTCAAGTGAGAGGCGGACACATCGGAAATCTCGTTGGGATCGGCTTCCGGATTGCTCATCCGGAAAATGCCCGCCAGCGCCGCCTTGATCAGCGAACCGACGGTGCGCATGAACGGATTGCCGGACATTTCGGTGATGAGCACATGGAAATTCATATCCGCCAGCGCCCGTTTTTCCTTGGAATAAGCCGTATTGCCCATCTCGTTGGCGTAAGCAGCGAGCTTGGCGATATCGGCGTCTTTTGCCCTGAGCGCGGCAAGCCCCGCGCCATAGGGTTCGAAAGCCTGACGGATATCATAGAGATGCAGCAGGAACTCGTCGCTGACACCTGCCTCGAAGTGCCAGAGAAGCACTTCGCTGTCGAACATGTTCCAGCTTTCGCGCTCCGTCACCCTTGTGCCGATGCGCGCCTTGGGGGAAATCATGCCCTTGGCGGTCAGCGTCTTCATCGCTTCGCGCAGCACCGTGCGAGATACTTTCAGCCGCTCCATCAGCTCGGCATCCCCAGGCAATATCTCACCCGTCCTGAAAGTACCGGAGACGATATCGAGACCGAGCTTGTGAACGACCTGTGCATGATTTGTCCGCAGCTTTCGAAAACCAATCGCCGCATCGAGCATTCCGCGCTGCAAGTGCCATGTCCTTCCGTTCGGTTGGCGACCTTAAAAAAATCGCGCCAGACGTGTGTATCTCAAGTCAGATTATAGTGAAAAACATCAAGTCGCATGAAAAGCAAAGGTAAACTGCATCCATGCAGTAAAACGCATGAAAATAAGCAAGGCCGCACATTTCTCATGTGCGGCCTTGCTTCAGTAGCGATAGATAATCCGCATTATTGCGGCAGCTTGTCGTCCACGCCGGCAACGTAGAAGTTGAGGCCGAGCAGAACCTTGTCCTCAGCCTTTTCGCCAGCCTTCAGCCACTCCGAGCCGTCCTGCTTCTTCACCGGGCCGGTGAAGGGATGCAGCTCGCCCGACTTGATCTTGGCTTCGGTTTCCTCAGCCATCTTCTTCACGTCGTCAGGCATGTTGGTGTAGGGCGCCATGGTCAGGATACCGTCCTTCAGGCCATCCCAGATGGATTCAGACTTCCAGGTGCCGTCAAGCAAAGCCTGCGTGCGCTTGATGTAATAAGCACCCCAGGTGTCCTTGATGGCGGTGAGCTGGGTCTGCGGACCGGCTGCGATCATGTCGGAAGCCTGACCGAAGGCCTTGATGCCACGCTCGGCGGCAACCTGCATCGGAGCCGTCGTGTCGGTGTGCTGCGTCAGGATATCGACGCCCTGGTCGATCAGCGCCTTGGCCGCATCGGCTTCCTTGCCGGGGTCGAACCAGGTATTGGCCCAGACGACCTTGAGCTTGAAGTCCGGGTTGACCGACTGTGCGCCGAGCACGAAGGCGTCAATGCCCATCACCACTTCCGGGATCGGGAAGGACGCGATGTAGCCGGCGAGACCCTTCTTCGACATCTTCGCGGCGATCTGACCCTGAATGTAACGGCCTTCATAGAAGCGCGCATTGTAGGTCGCGACGTTTTCAGCGGTCTTGAAGCCGGTGGCGTGCTCGAACTTCACCTTGGGGAACTTCTGGGCAACCTTCACGGTCGCATCCATGAAGCCGAAGGAGGTGGTGAACACCAGTTCGCAGCCGGAACGGGCCATACGTTCGATGGCGCGTTCGGCATCCGGGCCTTCCGGAACGCTTTCAAGGAACGGCGTTTCGATCTTGTCGCCGAAATGCTTCTGCAGCTCTTCGCGACCGATCTCATGCGCCTGTGTCCAGCCGCCATCGGTGCGGCTGCCGACATAGATGAAGCAGACCTTCTTGGCGTCGGCGGCTTCCGCCGAGGAAACGACGCCGCCGAGCGCCGCGACGGAAGCGGCAAGTGCGATGACCAGTTTTTTCATTTTTACCCCTGTTGGTTTGGAGACTTGAGGATTCTTCTTCACCTGTCCGGCACGAAGGATTTGCCCAAAGATGCCGGTGTGTTGATCAAGGTCGTGCGGCGATTATGCGAGATGATGACCAGCACGACAATAGTTGCGAGATAAGGCATCGCCGAAAGCAGCTGCGACGGTACGCCGATGCCGAAGGCCTGCGCATGCAACTGGCCGATGGTGACGGCGCCGAACAGATAACCGCCCGCCAGCAGGCGCCACGGACGCCATGAGGCGAAAACAACGAGCGCCAGCGCAATCCAGCCGCGCCCGGCCGACATGTTTTCCACCCATTGCGGCGTATAGACCAGCGACAGCTGTGCGCCCGCAAGACCGGCGCAGGCGCCACCGAACATGACCGCCAGATACCGTGTGCGGATGACATTGATGCCAAGCGCATGGGCCGAGGCGTGATTGTCACCGATGGCGCGGATCTTCAGGCCCGTGCGGCTTTTGAACAGGAACCAGCTGATGCCGAACACCAGCGCGATGGACATGTAGAAGATCAGGTCCTGCCGGAACAACAGCGGACCAAAAAACGGGATCTCCGACAAGACAGGAAAGACGATCGGCTGCAGCTTGATACCAGGCAGGCCGACGAAACTCTCGCCCAGCATGCCGGAGACGCCGAGGCCGAGAATGGTGAGCGCAAGACCCGTCGCCACCTGATTGGTGACAAGCGTCAGCGTCAGGAAGCCGAAGAGCAGCGAAAACACCGCGCCCGAGGCAATGCCGGCCAGAATGCCGAGATAGGGCGAACCCGTCATATGCGTCGCGGCGAAAGCGCAGACCGCGCCCATGATCATCATGCCCTCAACGCCGAGATTAAGCACGCCCGAACGTTCCGCCACAAGCTCGCCCGAAGCGGCGATGACAAGCGGGGTGGCAGCGGTGATGACGGTGAGAAGAATGGCCTGAAGCATATCCATCATGCCGCTCCTTCTTTACGATGTGTCTTGCCGGCAAAGACCACCCGGATGCGATAGAAGATCAGCGTATCGCAGGACAAAACGAAGAACAGCATCAGCCCTTGAAATACCCGTGTCACCTTGTCGGAGACGCCGATCGAAAGCTGCGCCGCCTCACCCCCGAGATAGGTCAGCGCCAGCACCAGCCCGGAAAGGATGATGCCGAGCGGATTGAGGCGGCCGAGAAAGGCGACGATGATGGCGGTGAAACCATAACCCGGCGAAATGCTGGGCTGGAGATGGCCGATGGAACCGGAAGCTTCCGAAATGCCCGCAAGCCCGGCCAGTGCACCCGATAACAGCAGCGAAAACCACACCATGCGGCTGGAGGAAAAACCGGCAAAGCGCCCTGCCCGCGCCGATTGGCCAAGCACGGTAACTTCAAAGCCCTTGAGCATGTAGCGCATCATGAACCACAGCGCGATGGCCGCGACGATGGCGAACACGAAACCCCAATGCGCCCGGCCCGAGGCCAGCATTTCCGGCAAAACCGCGCTGTCGTTGAAGGGCTTGGTCTGCGGGAAATTGTAACCGCCGGGATCGCGCCAGATGCCACGCGTCAGCCAATCAAGGAAAAGCTGCGCGACATAGACCAGCATCAGGCTGACGAGGATTTCATTGGTGTTGAACTTCGTTTTCAACAGCGCCGGAATACCGGCATAAAGCGCGCCGCCGACAGCGCCCATCACCATCATCAGCGGCAGGATGAGCGGCGAGTGCCAGTCGGGATAAAGCACCGGCAGGATGGAACCGGTAATCGCGCCGATGGTGAATTGCCCCTCCGCGCCGATATTCCAGTTATTGGAGCGATAACAGATCGACAGGCCGACGCCGATCAGGATCAGCGGCGCAGCCTTGATCGCCAGCTCATGCAGCGACCAGACCTCGAGCAGCGGCTCGACGAAAAAGGCGTAAAGCGCGTGAGCCGGATTTTTGCCGAGCATGGCGAACATGACAGCGCCGACAAGCAGCGTCAGCACCAGCGCCAGAAGCGGCGAAAGCAGGGTGAAAAGCTTCGAGACCCCCGCGCGTTTTTCAAGCTCAATGCGCATGCTGGGCGGCTCCCGAATGTGACGTGTGAATGCCGCCCATCAAAAGGCCGATCTTTTCAAGCGTCATCTCTTCCACCGGATGGGCATCGGAGAGCTTGCCATCGGAAATGACCGCGATATTGGTGGCGACCTCGAAGATTTCATCGAGATCCTGGCTGATGACGATGACGGCCGAGCCAGCCTTGGCAAGATCGACCAGCGCCTGGCGGATACGGCTTGCCGCCCCTGCATCCACACCCCAGGTCGGCTGATTGACAACAAGCACCGCCGGCTGACGGTCAAGCTCGCGCCCGACGATGAACTTCTGGAGATTGCCACCGGAAAGCGATCCCGCCAGCGGATCGGCACCGCTCTTGCGCACATCCATGGTTTCCGAAATGCGCCGCGCCGCCGCCCGGATGGCCGAGCCGCGGATGATACGCAGGAAACCGCCGGTCAGAAACGCCTTGCGGTCGGAACGCGCCCGCGCCAGCAACAGATTGTCGGAAAGGCTCATGCCGGGAACCGCAGCGTGACCGTGGCGCTCCTCCGGCACGAAAC
The Agrobacterium cucumeris DNA segment above includes these coding regions:
- a CDS encoding type II toxin-antitoxin system RelE/ParE family toxin, translated to MSGRKIRWTLRALRRLDEIGAHIEADNPAAAARVISRLVSAVDMLLDQPAMGRVGRIKGTREAVLSDISYIIAYRVSGDIEILTIIQTSQRWPSSL
- a CDS encoding CopG family ribbon-helix-helix protein, which gives rise to MTAFTVRLPDEVADKLDQLAEKLDRSRSYMAARAIEDFVAREEWQLAEIEAGLAEADRGEFGTPEELANIVGKYVRSTRSS
- a CDS encoding DUF502 domain-containing protein, producing the protein MTEIPVKISFAARLRNSFLTGVLILAPVTITMWLVWSFLQWADSWVKPYIPARYDPEQYFDVAIPGFGLLIAVVGITLIGFLGNNLIGKWIVGVGESILNRMPLVRPIYKSIKQLFESVLKEHANSFKKVGLIEFPSPGTWAMVFVASEAKGELAHRFNEMGQEMVAVFLPPTPVPTAGFLLFVPKDKIVMLDMTPEDAAKLLISGGLVAPDFTPPKAIAPV
- a CDS encoding GNAT family N-acetyltransferase translates to MIIRPERQGDEGAIARVTEDAFRNVDYSDRTEHLIVARLRAAGALVVSLVAEDSEGIIGHVGFSPVTLSSGESGWFCLAPLSVAPERQGQGVGSRLVQEGLAALDRLSASGCVVAGDPDYYGRFGFRHLEGLSAAGIPDEYFTVLRLHGGTPSGIVGFHPGFDGENA
- the glmS gene encoding glutamine--fructose-6-phosphate transaminase (isomerizing), which encodes MCGIVGIVGTQPVAERLVDALKRLEYRGYDSAGVATIDNGAMDRRRAEGKLFNLEKLVSEKPLPGVVGIAHTRWATHGVPNETNAHPHFVEGVAVVHNGIIENFSELREELTAEGATFTTQTDTEVVAQLLAKYTREGLGHREAMLKMLNRVTGAYALVVMFQDDPGTLLSARSGPPLAVGYGRGEMFLGSDAIALSPFTNEITYLVDGDCAIVTRQGAEIIDFSGKPVKRERQISQATAYVVDKGNHRHFMEKEIYEQPEVISHALSHYVDFASKTVKDADKAIDFSKLSGLAISACGTAYLSGLIGKYWFERYARLPVEIDVASEFRYREIPLVPTQAALFISQSGETADTLAALRYCQQEGLKIGAVVNTRESTMARESDAIFPILAGPEIGVASTKAFTCQLAVLASLAVAAGKARGTITPQQETELVRHLTEMPRIMSKVLNSIQPQIEALSRDLSRFKDVLYLGRGTSFPLALEGALKLKEISYIHAEGYAAGELKHGPIALIDENMPVIVIAPHDRFFEKTVSNMQEVAARGGRIIFITDEKGAAASKLDTMATITLPTVDELIAPMVFSLPIQLLAYHTAVFMGTDVDQPRNLAKSVTVE
- the glmU gene encoding bifunctional UDP-N-acetylglucosamine diphosphorylase/glucosamine-1-phosphate N-acetyltransferase GlmU; translated protein: MERSSLAVILAAGDSTRMKSSKSKVLHTVAGRPMIAHVVEAVAGSGVGAVALVVGRDADNVAAAASLRGLEVEAFVQTERKGTGHAVLAARAAIERGFDDLIVAYGDVPLITSATLDRAREAIAAGADVAVIGFHTERPTGYGRLLVENGELVAIREEKDATDEERKVTWCNSGLMAINGRNALDLLDRIGNSNVKGEYYLTDIVEIARSLGRRAVAIDAPETELVGCNNRAELAFIEKLWQERRRHELMVDGVSMIAPETVFLSFDTKIGQDALIEPNVVFGPGVTIEPGAVIHAFSHLEGAHVAEGATVGPYARLRPGANLHANSKVGNFCEVKKAEIGEGAKVNHLTYIGDAFIGAGSNIGAGTITCNYDGYNKAETRIGANSFVGSNSSLVAPVTIGEGAYIASGSVITDDVPDDALAFGRARQEVKPGRATVVRERAKALKEAKKKAS
- a CDS encoding FadR/GntR family transcriptional regulator, which gives rise to MLDAAIGFRKLRTNHAQVVHKLGLDIVSGTFRTGEILPGDAELMERLKVSRTVLREAMKTLTAKGMISPKARIGTRVTERESWNMFDSEVLLWHFEAGVSDEFLLHLYDIRQAFEPYGAGLAALRAKDADIAKLAAYANEMGNTAYSKEKRALADMNFHVLITEMSGNPFMRTVGSLIKAALAGIFRMSNPEADPNEISDVSASHLRLVEAFRLRDEAAARREMGRLIENGRQQVLQFTARHPR
- a CDS encoding BMP family ABC transporter substrate-binding protein encodes the protein MKKLVIALAASVAALGGVVSSAEAADAKKVCFIYVGSRTDGGWTQAHEIGREELQKHFGDKIETPFLESVPEGPDAERAIERMARSGCELVFTTSFGFMDATVKVAQKFPKVKFEHATGFKTAENVATYNARFYEGRYIQGQIAAKMSKKGLAGYIASFPIPEVVMGIDAFVLGAQSVNPDFKLKVVWANTWFDPGKEADAAKALIDQGVDILTQHTDTTAPMQVAAERGIKAFGQASDMIAAGPQTQLTAIKDTWGAYYIKRTQALLDGTWKSESIWDGLKDGILTMAPYTNMPDDVKKMAEETEAKIKSGELHPFTGPVKKQDGSEWLKAGEKAEDKVLLGLNFYVAGVDDKLPQ
- a CDS encoding ABC transporter permease, encoding MDMLQAILLTVITAATPLVIAASGELVAERSGVLNLGVEGMMIMGAVCAFAATHMTGSPYLGILAGIASGAVFSLLFGFLTLTLVTNQVATGLALTILGLGVSGMLGESFVGLPGIKLQPIVFPVLSEIPFFGPLLFRQDLIFYMSIALVFGISWFLFKSRTGLKIRAIGDNHASAHALGINVIRTRYLAVMFGGACAGLAGAQLSLVYTPQWVENMSAGRGWIALALVVFASWRPWRLLAGGYLFGAVTIGQLHAQAFGIGVPSQLLSAMPYLATIVVLVIISHNRRTTLINTPASLGKSFVPDR
- a CDS encoding ABC transporter permease, translating into MRIELEKRAGVSKLFTLLSPLLALVLTLLVGAVMFAMLGKNPAHALYAFFVEPLLEVWSLHELAIKAAPLILIGVGLSICYRSNNWNIGAEGQFTIGAITGSILPVLYPDWHSPLILPLMMVMGAVGGALYAGIPALLKTKFNTNEILVSLMLVYVAQLFLDWLTRGIWRDPGGYNFPQTKPFNDSAVLPEMLASGRAHWGFVFAIVAAIALWFMMRYMLKGFEVTVLGQSARAGRFAGFSSSRMVWFSLLLSGALAGLAGISEASGSIGHLQPSISPGYGFTAIIVAFLGRLNPLGIILSGLVLALTYLGGEAAQLSIGVSDKVTRVFQGLMLFFVLSCDTLIFYRIRVVFAGKTHRKEGAA